The following is a genomic window from Deltaproteobacteria bacterium.
AAGGGAAGGTCAAGAGCGCCCAGCCTGCTTTACGCCGACCTGGATCTTTCATTCCGGGTCCTCCGTGATATCTATGGATTCGAGATCGCCGCCGTATATGTTGATTCCAAGGATGAATACAAAAAAATCCTGGATTTTACCAAGAAGTTCATGCCGAATTTAAAATCGACCGTCCAGCTCTTCGAGGGGAATGAGCCCATTTTCGAGTACTTCGGCGTTGAAATGGAGATCAACAGGGCTCTTGGAAAGAAGATCTGGTTGAAATCCGGAGGGTATATCATCATTGATCAGACCGAGGCTCTGACCGCCATTGACGTGAACACCGGCCGCTTCGTGGGGAAGAGAAATCTCGAAGAGACTATCGTCAAGACCAATATGGAGGCCCTTTATGAGATCGTATACCAGCTTCGGCTGCGCAACATAGGCGGTTTGATCATCATCGATTTCATCGATATGGAAAAGTACTTCAATCGCAAGAAAGTCTTCACGGCTATGGAGGAATCCCTGAAGAAGGACAGGAACAAGACCACCATCCTTCAGATCTCTGAACTGGGCCTGGTTGAGATGACCAGAAAAAGAACCAGGGATAATCTATCATCTATTTTGTCCGAGCCGTGTCCATACTGCGAGGGAAAAGGGACCGTTAAGTCCCTGCGAACCATTGTATATGAGATTTTCCGCCAGGTTCACCGGGAGGCCGCAGTCCTCGAAGGTAAAAGGATCATCATCGTGGTTCATCCCAAAGTCGCGGACCTGCTGTATGGAGAGGAGGGAGAATTTCTCGAAGGACTGGAGAAGCAGATAAAGAAAAAGATCGTGGTCAAGACGGACTATAACGTGCACCAGGAACAGTATCAGATCATGGGACTGTAGCATGATCCGGCATTAGACGCGGAATGTTGAACCGGCAGACCCGGAATCTGGAACGTGGAACCTGGAGTGGCCCTTCCGCTTGTTGACAAGAGAGGCCGGTTTTGATAACAAATCCTGTTCCTGCATCGTGTTTTACGTGCTGTCGTAATCCTGCGGGCGTAAGGCCGTAGTATTCAATTAAGTAAAAAGCCATGGGTGGATTTTTACGACCTTGTCAAAGTGGAGGCTGGAAGTTATGTATGCCGTTATCGAAACGGGCGGTAAACAGTATCGCGTCAACGAGGGTGATGTCGTCCGGATAGAGAAACTTGCCGCCGATGTCGGATCCGAGGTATCGTTTGACAGAATTCTTATGGTTGGTGAGGGAAGCGATCTTAAGGTTGGTACACCCCTCGTGGATGGAGCGAAGGTCAGGGCCAAAATTGTTGAGCAGGATCGCCACAGGAAGATCATCGTTTTTAAAATGAAGCGGCGCAAAAACTATCGTCGTAAGCAGGGCCACAGACAGGATTACACCGGCGTCCGCATTGAGAAAATCGAAATTTGATGACTTCGTAAAAAGTCACGAATGGACTTTTTATGGCCCTATCGAACGGGCAGTAGGAAAAGAGGTTAGGGTATGGCTCACAAGAAAGCGGGTGGAAGTTCCAATAACGGAAGGGACAGCAGGTCCCAGCGCAGAGGTGTGAAACGCTTCGCCGGTGAAATGGTTCGTGCCGGCAACATCCTGGTCCGACAGTGTGGAACGAAATTCCATCCAGGCGTCAATGTGGGGCTCGGAAAAGACTACACCCTGTTTGCGAAGGTCGACGGTATAGTCAAGTTCGAGCGCAAGGACAAATCCCGCAAGCAGGTCAGCGTCTATACTGCTGAATAATCCAGAAATATCCTCCCCTGTGCGATGAGATTCATCGATCGCGTAAAGATACGTGTGGAGTCCGGGGCTGGAGGAAACGGTTGCGTCAGCTTTAGACGGGAGAAGTATGTTCCCCGCGGAGGTCCCAATGGTGGTGATGGGGGCCGAGGCGGGGATGTTGTTTTCCGCGTCGATTCTCACCTTTCAACCCTCATCGATTACCGTTATAAAAGAGAATATAACGCCCCCAACGGGGGGCACGGTATGGGATCCCGGATGACGGGAAAGGATGGCAAGACTCTTGTCCTGGATCTCCCGCCGGGAACACTGGTGACCGATGCCATAACCGGCCAAATGGTGGTGGACCTGACGGAAGGGGAGTATACTGTCGCCAGAGGCGGCAGGGGAGGCAGGGGAAACGCCCGGTTTGCCACACCGACGACGAGAGCCCCCAGGTTTGCGGAGGAGGGGAGGCCCGGTCAGGTCAGAGACCTCGTACTCGAGTTGAAGCTCATCGCTGATGTGGGGATTGTCGGCCTTCCGAATGCGGGGAAATCCACCCTTATTTCCACAATTTCCGCGGCCAGACCCAAGGTCGCTGATTATCCATTCACCACACTTGTTCCGAACCTTGGCGTTGTAAGGATGGAGGACCACAGGGGGTTCGTTGTGGCGGACGTCCCGGGTCTTATTGAGGGGGCTCATGAAGGCATCGGACTGGGGCACCGGTTTCTAAGACATGTGGAAAGGACATCGGTGCTTCTCCACCTGATAGGAATGGCCCACACCGATGGAGACCCGGTGGAGGCGTACCGGACTGTTCGACGGGAACTTGAGGCCTATGGGGAGGAATTGGGACGAAAAAGCTTTATTGTGGCATTCGCCAAGGTGGATCTCCTTGATGACATGTCCAGGCAGGAGACCGCCAGGAAATTTTCTGAGGAAACAGGTTTGAAAGTCCACATGGTGTCTGCCGCCACGGGGGAGGGGTTGAAACCGCTTCTGGGCGAGCTCGTGGAATTTGCAGAAAAGGCCAGGGAGAAGCAGGTTTAATGAACTCGCAGAGAGAAAATATTCTCCGGGATCGCCGAAGGATTGTTGTCAAGCTTGGCAGCATGGTTCTGGCCGGTCCCGGCGGTGGGGTGGATC
Proteins encoded in this region:
- a CDS encoding Rne/Rng family ribonuclease, which codes for MGLEIVINSNEFETRVAILENRHVQEIFLDRAKDRGISGNIYKGKVIRVLPGMQAAFVEIGHERAAFLHASDIVLDMSEYSEMVGEEDLDGPDGVRVITASGHAIEDLLKEGQGILVQVTKEPIGTKGARVTAYITLPGRLLVLMPTLSKIGVSRRIRDPEERTRLREIVTILQPKGVGFIVRTAAEGASEVEIKKDMDFLVRLWDTIRKKKGRSRAPSLLYADLDLSFRVLRDIYGFEIAAVYVDSKDEYKKILDFTKKFMPNLKSTVQLFEGNEPIFEYFGVEMEINRALGKKIWLKSGGYIIIDQTEALTAIDVNTGRFVGKRNLEETIVKTNMEALYEIVYQLRLRNIGGLIIIDFIDMEKYFNRKKVFTAMEESLKKDRNKTTILQISELGLVEMTRKRTRDNLSSILSEPCPYCEGKGTVKSLRTIVYEIFRQVHREAAVLEGKRIIIVVHPKVADLLYGEEGEFLEGLEKQIKKKIVVKTDYNVHQEQYQIMGL
- the rplU gene encoding 50S ribosomal protein L21, translated to MYAVIETGGKQYRVNEGDVVRIEKLAADVGSEVSFDRILMVGEGSDLKVGTPLVDGAKVRAKIVEQDRHRKIIVFKMKRRKNYRRKQGHRQDYTGVRIEKIEI
- the rpmA gene encoding 50S ribosomal protein L27, with the translated sequence MAHKKAGGSSNNGRDSRSQRRGVKRFAGEMVRAGNILVRQCGTKFHPGVNVGLGKDYTLFAKVDGIVKFERKDKSRKQVSVYTAE
- the obgE gene encoding GTPase ObgE — encoded protein: MRFIDRVKIRVESGAGGNGCVSFRREKYVPRGGPNGGDGGRGGDVVFRVDSHLSTLIDYRYKREYNAPNGGHGMGSRMTGKDGKTLVLDLPPGTLVTDAITGQMVVDLTEGEYTVARGGRGGRGNARFATPTTRAPRFAEEGRPGQVRDLVLELKLIADVGIVGLPNAGKSTLISTISAARPKVADYPFTTLVPNLGVVRMEDHRGFVVADVPGLIEGAHEGIGLGHRFLRHVERTSVLLHLIGMAHTDGDPVEAYRTVRRELEAYGEELGRKSFIVAFAKVDLLDDMSRQETARKFSEETGLKVHMVSAATGEGLKPLLGELVEFAEKAREKQV